The sequence below is a genomic window from Hippocampus zosterae strain Florida chromosome 15, ASM2543408v3, whole genome shotgun sequence.
ATTATATTATGGAATAGATAGCTTTAATATAAATAGCTTTttataaagccattattttatttatttatttatttttgttgtatttatttttttgtcttatttgatgttgtttttaacattgtactcatgATTTTAACTgtttgttgtaaggtgtccttgagtttctagaaaggcggccacaaataaaatgtattattattattattattattagagctTGAAAAACGTCAAATCAAAATGAGACTGCAATTGAAAAAGACAATGATGAAAATAAGTGACATTTTGTTCCAACCAGAACCGCACGAACGGTAACATATTTGGTATATAATAGACGGCTATAATTAATAGTGATACGTATCGATAGATAACAAGTCTGCcttgtttttctgtgtgtgcaggGGATCACTCGCCTATAATATGCTGCATTTCCACCACAAGTTGCCCGCGGGGGCAGCCGTGATCCTGCTCGCCGTCCTCCTCCACGGATGCGGCGTGCAGGCCGCGTCTCTCCCCCGCCACTTCCGTCTCAGAGGCGGCGACGGCGACGAAGGCCAGCCGGCCGGCTCCGACTTGCTCAAAGCTCTGGAGTACATCGAGAACCTGAAGCAGCGTAGCGCGGGTCGCCCCGGACCTGCGCCTGCTGACTACGATGAAGTGGACAAGTTCCGAGTCTTGCTTCAGCTGGCCTCCCAGCAACAAAGGCAGaagcaggaggagaaggaggaggaagacgaggcgGCTCCCGCGGAGCGCCAGGACGTCACTGCGGAACAGCTGATGAGATCCCTGCTCAAGTCCCTCCAGGATCAGGCCAAGCTCAGCCCGGCGTCGGCGCCCCACAATGACCGCCGCCTACACAGGCATCGCGGCAAAGGCACGGAAAGCGTTCAGAGTTCTCCAGCCGATTACGCCAACTACCCGAGGCCCCACAAGAAGTACCCGCTGAtgtttgaggatgaggagaataCGGACGCCTCCAAGCGGGCTACGGAGGACCTGGACCAGAAGTACACACCCCAGAGCCTCGCCAACCTCCGCTCCATTTtcgaggagctggagaggaCGCCCATGTCGGCGGGGCAGAAGAGAGACGTCTTTGGCGACGAAGATGAGGAGGGCGAAGATGACGCCGCCCCCGGAGAGGAGTGGGTGCCCGTGGAGGAACGAGAGGAGACCGAAGAGATGGTGAACGGGAGCCACGAGGAAGCAGACGGGGCCCTCGGGGATCAGGAGGACCAAGACGGGGAGGAAGTGCAGCGGCGTTCGGGTCAGGACCAGGAGGACGCCAACGACGACACCAAGCTGGTCGATTATTACCTCCTTAAAGTTCTGGAGATGAGCGATCAGACACAGAAGAGGGACCAGACCGGAGAGCCACGCAAGAGACTAATCCGTCCCTCCATCGTGGATCCTCGTACGCTGAAGGAGCTCCTGGAGCTGTCGTTGAAGCTCCACGTCCCCCCGCAGGACCTCATCGACATGCTCCTGACAGAGGAGCTCCGGAAGCTCC
It includes:
- the scg2b gene encoding secretogranin-2b translates to MLHFHHKLPAGAAVILLAVLLHGCGVQAASLPRHFRLRGGDGDEGQPAGSDLLKALEYIENLKQRSAGRPGPAPADYDEVDKFRVLLQLASQQQRQKQEEKEEEDEAAPAERQDVTAEQLMRSLLKSLQDQAKLSPASAPHNDRRLHRHRGKGTESVQSSPADYANYPRPHKKYPLMFEDEENTDASKRATEDLDQKYTPQSLANLRSIFEELERTPMSAGQKRDVFGDEDEEGEDDAAPGEEWVPVEEREETEEMVNGSHEEADGALGDQEDQDGEEVQRRSGQDQEDANDDTKLVDYYLLKVLEMSDQTQKRDQTGEPRKRLIRPSIVDPRTLKELLELSLKLHVPPQDLIDMLLTEELRKLHRNPPPSSSRYSTGQTPKVRYFSRRLPVKSKAAAPEDMDREDFLDIIGVETISNEYPVMPRPIKTSSDRIPAGSNPDPNAGSVKIPPPAGRRENLFLSELNKMPFRRQVDDGDDDDGGDDVEDEVTTYLAAKILTEYPPDGIAKRDTQAQTKGHFPYELYEWAVKDYLGQADSGSRPVAKREAEEEKPTEVHSKEEDEEEEEEGGRAKTSAPVAGATSGGEEAQEHRDKAVAGM